A section of the Streptomyces sp. Je 1-369 genome encodes:
- a CDS encoding glycoside hydrolase family 15 protein, producing MDVAGRIEDYALIGDMQTAALVCRDGTVDWLCLPRFDSHAIFAGLLGTEEHGFWRLGPAHEPDAQPPTAARRSYRGDSLVLESEWDTTRGTVRVIDFMPPRDTDAPQLVRIVEGVSGRVPMRSALRMRFSYGRVVPWVHKVDGRTVAVAGPDSVWHDADTETYGKDLTTYSDFTVSPGERIAFTISWQPSHKDQPALPEPENALTATEDFWRDWVDHCTYHGPYREAVVRSLITLKALTYAPTGGIVAAPTTSLPEDVGGSRNWDYRFTWLRDAAITLSSLLRTGYREEARAWREWLLRAVAGDPENLQIMYGIAGERELGETELDWLPGYENSQPVRAGNGAAGQLQLDVYGEVTEALHLAHMTGLARNDYASLLQLKLIRYLEDHWDEPDEGIWEVRGPRRHFVHSKVMAWVAVDRTIKLIESGDADGPLEEWHKLRDDIHRDVCEKGYDQERNTFTQSYGSKELDASLLLIPQMGFLPPDDKRVIGTIEAIQRELSTPDGFILRYPTSSDEENLDGLEGDEGAFLACSFWMADDLAMIGRVDEARKLFEKLLALRNDLGLLAEEWDPRLQRQVGNFPQAFSHVPLIDTALRLTASGAYGG from the coding sequence ATAGACGTGGCCGGGCGCATCGAGGACTACGCACTCATCGGAGACATGCAGACCGCAGCCCTGGTCTGCCGGGACGGCACAGTCGACTGGCTGTGCCTGCCCCGCTTCGATTCCCACGCCATTTTTGCCGGCCTGCTGGGCACCGAGGAGCACGGCTTCTGGCGCCTTGGGCCCGCACACGAACCGGACGCGCAGCCACCCACTGCCGCGCGCCGCAGCTACCGCGGCGACTCCCTGGTGCTCGAATCCGAGTGGGACACGACGCGCGGAACCGTCCGCGTGATCGATTTCATGCCTCCGCGCGACACCGACGCGCCGCAGCTGGTGCGGATCGTCGAGGGTGTCAGCGGCCGGGTGCCGATGCGCTCGGCGCTGCGGATGCGTTTCAGTTACGGCCGTGTGGTGCCCTGGGTGCACAAGGTCGACGGACGCACCGTGGCCGTCGCGGGCCCCGACTCGGTCTGGCACGACGCCGATACCGAGACCTACGGCAAGGACCTGACGACGTACTCCGACTTCACCGTCTCGCCGGGTGAGCGGATCGCGTTCACCATCTCGTGGCAGCCGTCCCACAAGGACCAGCCGGCGCTGCCGGAGCCCGAGAACGCGCTCACCGCGACGGAGGACTTCTGGCGGGATTGGGTCGACCACTGCACGTACCACGGCCCGTACCGGGAGGCCGTGGTCCGCTCGCTGATCACGCTCAAGGCGCTCACCTACGCGCCGACGGGCGGCATCGTCGCGGCGCCGACCACCTCGCTGCCCGAGGACGTCGGCGGCTCCCGCAACTGGGACTACCGCTTCACCTGGCTGCGCGACGCGGCGATCACGCTCTCCTCGCTGCTGCGCACCGGCTACCGCGAGGAGGCCCGCGCCTGGCGCGAGTGGCTGCTGCGGGCGGTCGCGGGCGACCCGGAGAACCTGCAGATCATGTACGGCATCGCGGGCGAGCGCGAGCTCGGCGAGACGGAGCTGGACTGGCTGCCGGGGTACGAGAACTCGCAGCCGGTCCGTGCGGGCAACGGCGCGGCGGGCCAGCTGCAGCTGGACGTGTACGGCGAGGTGACCGAGGCACTGCACCTGGCCCACATGACGGGCCTGGCCCGCAACGACTACGCGTCACTCCTCCAGCTCAAGCTGATCCGGTATCTCGAGGACCACTGGGACGAGCCGGACGAGGGCATCTGGGAGGTGCGCGGTCCGCGCCGCCACTTCGTTCACTCGAAGGTGATGGCGTGGGTCGCCGTGGACCGCACCATCAAGCTCATCGAGTCCGGTGACGCGGACGGCCCGCTGGAGGAGTGGCACAAGCTGCGCGACGACATCCACCGGGACGTGTGCGAGAAGGGCTACGACCAGGAGCGGAACACCTTCACGCAGTCGTACGGCTCGAAGGAGCTGGACGCCTCGCTGCTGCTGATTCCGCAGATGGGCTTCCTGCCGCCGGACGACAAGCGCGTCATCGGCACGATCGAGGCGATCCAGCGGGAGCTGTCCACGCCGGACGGGTTCATCCTGCGCTACCCGACCTCCAGCGACGAGGAGAACCTGGACGGCCTGGAGGGCGATGAGGGCGCGTTCCTCGCCTGCTCGTTCTGGATGGCCGACGACCTCGCGATGATCGGCCGGGTCGACGAGGCCCGCAAGCTCTTCGAGAAGCTCCTCGCCCTCCGCAACGACCTGGGCCTGCTCGCCGAGGAGTGGGACCCGCGCCTCCAGCGACAGGTCGGCAACTTCCCGCAGGCGTTCAGCCACGTGCCGCTGATCGACACGGCGCTGCGGCTGACGGCTTCGGGGGCGTACGGGGGCTAG
- a CDS encoding transposase has translation MRDRIEPLTPADPVRGRRWADHRRTLEAIAWKYRTNSPRRDLPDKLGSFQTAHKRLIGWIVSVDSTVVRAPARCRSTRKKGGGPHRRARRSRARTLSRRPEHQDPPAAHGLSPSPSPRARQETHPPSRR, from the coding sequence GTGCGGGACCGGATCGAGCCGTTGACGCCGGCGGATCCGGTCCGCGGCCGGCGATGGGCCGACCACCGCCGCACCCTTGAGGCCATCGCGTGGAAGTACCGCACCAACTCGCCCCGGCGGGACCTGCCCGACAAGCTCGGCTCGTTCCAGACCGCTCACAAGCGGCTGATCGGATGGATTGTGTCAGTGGACTCCACGGTTGTCCGGGCACCCGCACGCTGCCGGAGCACTCGAAAAAAGGGGGGCGGTCCGCACCGGCGAGCCCGCCGATCACGCGCTCGGACGCTCTCGCGGCGACCTGAGCACCAAGACCCACCGGCCGCACACGGCCTCTCGCCTTCACCGTCACCGCGGGCCAGGCAGGAGACGCACCCGCCTTCGAGACGGTGA